The Ancylobacter sp. SL191 nucleotide sequence CAAGTTCGACGGCATCGTCACCCAGATCTCGCCCACCCCCGAGCGCATGGACAAGGCGCTGTTCGCCATGCCCATCGTCTACAATCCGGCGACCTTCGTGGTGCGCAAGGACAGCAACTACACGCTGACCAAGGAGGGCGTGACCGGCAAGGGGCTGCGCATCGCCCTCCAGCGCGGCGCTTCCATGGTGCCCTACATCCACAAGCACTTCGGCAAGGACACCTTCGTCGAGGTCTATTACGACAATCCCGACCAGATGAAGCTCGATCTGCTGGCCGGCCGCCTCGACCTCATCTTCGATTCCAAGATCAACTGGACGCTGGAGCTGATCGCCAAGCCCGAGGGCAAGGACTACATGCTCGCCGGCGGCGACCACTGGCTCGGTGACCCCGCCATCCCCGAGGCCGAGCGCGGCTATAGCTGGATCTTCCCGAAGAAGAGCGGCGATCTGGTGAAGCGGGTCAATGCCGCGCTCGCCGCGATGATCAAGGACTGCACCTACACCACCATCCGCAAGAAATACGTCCCGGTCGCCACACTGGCGGCGGAAGCCGCCTGCACCACCACCAACTGACGGCGGCGCGCGGGGTTCAGCTCATGACCAACCTCTCCCTCGCCGATATCGCAGGCTATCTGCGCCAGCTCGGCGAGGGGGCGCTGATCACGCTGGAGCTGTTCCTCGCGAGCTTCGCCCTCGCCTTCACCCTCGGCGTGCTCATTGGCGTCGCCACGCTGTCGAAGAGCCGCGTCGTCACCGTCGCCTGGCGGGTCTATGCCTCCATCTTCACCGGCGTGCCCTCGCTGCTGGTGATCTTCCTCGTCTATTACGGCGGCAGCGCCATGCTGGCGGCCCTGTTCGGCGAGTTCGGGGCGAGCATCGACATCTCGCCCTTCGGCGCCGGCGTCGCCGCGCTCGCCATCGTCTATGCCGCCTACATCGCCGAGCTGGTGCGCGGCGCCATCGCCAACCTACCGAAGGGCCAGTTTGAGGCGGCCCGCGCACTCGCCATCCCGCCAGTCATCCTGTGGGGCCGGGTGATCCTGCCGCAGGCCATGCGGCTCGCCTTGCCCGGCCTCGTCAATGTGTGGAGCTTCATGCTCAAGGAGACCCCGCTCGTCTCGCTCGCCGGGCTGCAGGATCTGGTGGCCAGCGCCAAGATCGCGGCGGGCGCGACCAAGGAACCCTTCCTCTTCTTCATCGCCACGGCTTTGGTCTTCATCGCCTTCAGCGCCGCCACATTGAAACTCGCCACGCGGCTGGAGCTCCGGCTCGATCGCGGCCAGCGCCGCGACACCGCCCGCGTGCAGGCCGGGATGGAGGCATGAGCGGCTTGCCCGTCGATCTCGCCCTCGCCTGGGAAAGCCTGCCGGCCCTGCTGCAGGGGCTGAAGGTCACGGTGCTGGTGACGCTGCTGCCGATGGCCCTCGGCCTCGCCCTGGCCTTCCCCGTCTGCTTCGCGCGGATGTCGGAGCGCCGCTGGCTCTCCCTGCCGGCGGAGATCTTCGTGGTGTTCTTCCGCGGCGCGCCGGTGCTGATCCTGCTCTACCTCGTCTATTACGGGCTGGGCCAGATCGAGGCGCTGCGCAACGGGCCGCTCTGGCTGCTGTTCGGCTCGCCGCTCGGCTGCGCCCTCGTCGCCTTCGGGCTGAACCACGCCGCCTATATGGCGGAGATCCTGCGCGGCAGCCTGCTGGCCGTGCCGCATGGGCTCATCGAGGCCAGCGAGGCGCTCGGCATCACCCGGCGCAACGTCTTCATCTGGGTGAAGATGCCGCTGGCCATCCGCTACGGGCTGAAGGCCTATCAGAATGAGGTGGTGAGCTTCATCAAGGGCACGGCCATCGTCTCGGTGGTCACGCTGACCGACCTCACCGCCGTGGCGAACGGCATCTTCGAGCAGACCTATGATCCCTTCACCCCCATCCTCTGCGCGGCGGCGCTGTACTGGGCCTATGTGAACCTCATCCGCCTCGCCTTCGCCGGCTGGGGGCGCTGGCTCGACCGTCACAAGGATGACGACGCGGCCGCGACCACCGCCCTGCCCGACCGCGCCGCACCCCGCCCGGTGGCGCTCAGCAAGGAGGCGTCATGAACCCGTCCGCTCAGGAGCCATTAGCCGCGCCCGCCTCGCCGGCCATCGCCATCGCCGGACTGGTGAAACGCTATGGCGCGCATCGGGCGCTGGATGGCGTCGATCTCGACGTGCGGCGCGGCGAGAAGGTGGTGATCTGCGGCCCGTCCGGCTCGGGCAAATCCACGCTGATCCGCTGCATCAACGCACTGGAGCGGCACGATGGCGGGCGCATCGTCGTCAACGGCATCGAGCTGACGGCGGATGAAGGCACTGTGCAGGACATCCGGCAGGAAGTCGGCATGGTGTTCCAGCACTTCAACCTGTTCCCGCATCTCACGGCGCTGGAAAACTGCATGCTGGCGCCGCGCCTCAATCGGGGCCTGGCGAAGGATCAGGCGGCGCGGCTCGCGATGCGCCATCTGGAGCGTGTGGGCTTGGCCGATCTCGCCGGCCGCTACCCCGGCCGCCTCTCCGGCGGGCAGCAGCAGCGCGTCGCCATCGCCCGCGCGCTGTGCATGGAGCCGCGCATCCTGCTGTTCGACGAGCCGACCTCCGCCCTCGACCCGGAAATGGTGAAGGAGGTACTGGGCGTGCTGGAGGAACTGGCGGAGAGCGGCGTCACCATGATCTGCGTCACCCATGAGATGGGCTTCGCGCGCCGGGTCGCCGACCGCTGCGTCTTCATGGATGGAGGGCGCATCCTTGAGGAGGCCACAGCGCGGGATTTCTTCGCGACGCCGAAAAGCGAGCGTCTGCAGCACTTCCTCGCGCAAATCCTGCGCTGACGGGCAAATCCTGTTCTGACGGGAACCGTCAGACCGTCAAATGGTGAAAGCGGCGGCCGAAATAGACCAGACCGCCGACCGCGCCAGCCTGATGCAGACCCAGCACTTCGCAGAACGCGACATCATGCGTGCCCACCGTGGCAAGCTCCGTCACCCGGCAGTCGAAGGCCACGCTCGCCTCCATCAATACCGGCGCTCCGGTCACGAGTGTGCCCCACTCCGCGCCGGCGAAGCGCTCGCTCATTGTCTTGACGCCACCGGCGAAGGCCATGCCCAGCGCTTCGTGATGCGGACCCGCCAGCGTGTTGACACACAGGCTGCGGCTGTTGGCGATCGCCCGGTGCGACTGGTTGGAGCGGTTGATGCAGACCAGCAGCGTCGGCGGGCTGTCCGTCACCGAACACACCGCCGAGGCCGTGAAGCCGCAGGGACCATCCTCATCGAGGCTGGTGACAATGTTCACCGCCGCCGGCAACCGGCTCATGCCCTCGCGATAGAGCTCCCGGCTGACCGCCGCCGGGAGCGCCTCACCCGCAAGGCGGGCGAGCGTGTCGGCGGCGATGCTGCGTGGGTCGGTCGCGTTCATGATGTCCTCCGTCGGCGGGATCGCAACAGGATCAGAACTCCCGCAGCGTCTGGCGCAGCGTCGCGCCTTCCGTGTAGCTGGTGCGGGCAAGCCCCCGGCGCTGCAGGGCCGGCACCAGCCCCTCGCAGATCTCGGTGATGTATTGCCGGGAGATGTTGGCGGTGAAGGGCCGGGTGATCAGGAACCCGTCGCCGCCGACCTCCGCCATCACCTCGCCCATGCGTTCAGCGACCTGATCGGGCGTGCCGACGAGACCGTCGAGCCCGCGCGAGAGCTGGTCGGCGCAGAGCTGGCGCAGCGTCTTGCCCGAGCCCCATTGCTGGAAGGCATCGAGCGAACCCTGCTCGCCATTGGTAGTGAGGTGCGGCAGCGGCTGGTCGAGGTCGAAGGTGGAGAAGTCGATGTCGGTGATGGCGGCGATCAGCGCCAGCGCCTTCTCGCAGTAATCCGGCGCCTCGACGATCCGTGCGGCCTTGGCCTTCGCCTCGGCTTCGGTCTCCCCGAGAATGGGGGCGACCACGAACAGCACCTTGATCTCGTCCGGGTCGCGCCCACCGGCGGCGGCGCGGGCGCGCACGTCGTCGCGATAGGCCTTGAGGCCGGCAACCCCCATGGAGGGGGCGATGATGCTATCGGCCGTCATCGCCGCGAATTGCCGGCCGCGCGGCGAGCCACCGGCCTGCACGAAGGCGGGGCGGCCCTGCGGTGAGGGCACGCAGTTCAGCGGCCCGCGGCTCTTGAAATACTTGCCCTCGAAATGGATCGGCCGGACCTTCGAGGCATCGGCATAGGTGCGGGTGACGGGATCGCGCACCACGGCATCGGCGTCCCAGCTTCCCCAGAGCTGCTTGCACAGCTCGACATATTCGTCGGCCATGTCATAGCGCTCCTGCCGGGGAGGCAGCTTGTCCATGCCGAAATTCTCGGCCGCGAGATCCTCGCCGGTGGTCACGATGTTCCAGCCGAAGCGGCCCTTGCAGATGCTGTCCAGCGTCGCGCACAGCCGGGCGAGCATGAAGGGCGGATAGGCCATGGTGGAGAAGGTGGCGACCACGCCGAGATGGCGGGTATTGGCGCCGATCAGCGCCGCCATCGGTGAAGGATCGGCCTTCGGGCCCATGATGTTGTGCTTGAGATAGACCTCGTTCGTGCCGCCATAGGCCTCCGAGATCATCAGCGTGTCCTCGAGCATGATGTAGTCGAAGCAGGCGCGCTCCATCGCCTTCGCCATGTCGATATAGAACTGCCCGTCCCACGGGTCGCCGCCACCCCCGGTGAAGGGCTTGGTCCACTCATCGACCGCGAAATTGGTGAACCAGCCGAGATGGAGGGGCTTGGGACTCATGTGCTGCCTCGCCTGTGTAACGCGCGGGATACCGCCGGGTGATCGATCCGCCGGATGACGTGCAACGCTAGTGCCGCCCGCGCGGCCGCGACCATCGCGAAAAGCCCAAGCGATGTTTCGCAGCCGGCGTCGCATCTTTGGGCAGCAGGCGGGCTCGCGGGGCAATCGCTGTGCAATCGCTCTTTCCGATCACAGGATGAGCAGCATCGATTTTGCTTGATTATCAGCGACATGGGCGCCGGGCCGTCACGGCGCGCATCTTGCTATTTGCTGTCCACCCTGGGGACGTCGACGCGGAGAGGCCTAGCCATGTCGCATATCAGCCAGATCTACGACATCGACCTGAAGCTGCTGCGCTGCTTCTGCACCATTGTGGAGGAACAGAGCTTCACCGCGGCGCAGGCGGCGCTGAACCTGTCGCAATCGACGCTGAGCGAGAACCTGAAATCGCTGGAGATTCGCCTTGGCGCGCGGCTGTGCCGGCGCGGGCCCAAGGGCTTCAAGCTGTTTCGCGAGGGCGAAGTCGTCTACAAGGCCGCCAAGGAGCTGTTCGCCGCGATCGAGGCCTTCAAGCAGAAGGCGTCGAACATCAACCAGACCACGGCCTATGAGCTGTCCATCGGCATTCAGGACGGCATCGTCGAGAACCCGCATGCCCGCGTGCATGACGCCATCCGCCGCTTCTCGGAATATTACCCCAATGTCCGCTTCCGCGTTGAGGTGATGCTCGGCTTCCAGCTCGCCGGGCGGGTGGCGGACGGGATGGTGCATGTCGGCATCGGGCTGATGAACGAGCATTACCCGCAGCTCAGCTACGAGCACCTGTTCGACGAGCAGGGCTTCATGTGCTGCAGCGCCCAGCACCCGCTCTTCGCCATTCCCGACGAGGCGCTCACCCTCGCCGACATCGACGCCGCCGCCTATTGCAGCCGGGGCCATCTGGAGCGCTACCACCCCGAGCGCACGCGGCGCAGCGATGGCGCGGGTGATATCGGGCACGGCATCCAGTCGCAGCTCGCACTGATCCTGTCCGGGCGGAACATCGGCTATGTGCTCGACCACATGGCCGAGCCGCTGATCGCCGGCGGCATGCTGCGCGCGCTCCGGCCGGACCTCGTGCGCATCGTCAATCCGGTGACCGCGCTGATGGGCCCCGCCGCCAGCGACTTCAAGCTGGCGCGGCACTTCGTCGACTGCCTGGTGGATGTCCATATGGAACTCGGCAGCGCCCGCCTGCTGCCGCGCCCGGCCGTGCTCGATGGAACGCGGCCGGCGAATGACCGGGGCTACACCCCGCCGCCGGGCGCGCGGGCCTCCTCCAGCGCGGCCTGAGGCTCGTCCTCCTCATAGAGCTCCAGCGGCAGGCCGTCAGGATCGGCGAAGAAGGTGAAGCGGCGCCCGGTATAGGGATCGACCCGCACCGGCTCGCACGCCACATCGAGCCCCACCAGCCGGGCGATCTCGGCGTCGAGATCATCGACCGTGAAGGCCAGATGCCGCAACCCCTGTGCCTCCGGCCGGCTCGGGCGCGGCGGGGCGTCGGGGAAGGAGAACAGCTCGATCCGCGCATTGCCCGCATCGAGATCGCATTTCCAGGAGCGCCGCTCGGCCCGGTAGACCTCGTGCAGCACCGGGAAACCCAGAACCTCCGCATAGAAGCGGCGCGAGCGCGCATAGTCGGCACCGATGATCGCGATGTGGTGAATGCCCTTCATCCGCCCTGCCCAATCCCCCACGCCCCCCGCGCCCCTCTGACGCAGCCGGCGCCGGCACCTTGCACAAGCCCGCCTCTCCCGGCAGATAAGCCTTTCGTAGCAGAGAGGGCGCGGAAAATGGCGGAGAAGCTGACGATCCATGGAATGCTCGCCACGGCGAGCCATCTGCCGCGCCTGCCCTTCGACACGCGTGAGCTCGCGACCATCCGTACCGCAACGCCCATCGTCGGGCCCAAGCTGTCGCCGAAGTTCGAGCCCGAGGCCGGCTATGTCTATCTGGCCTCCCGCCAGCTCCATATGGAGTTCGTGGTGGTGAAGTCGGTGCGCAAGAAAACCATCTTCGGCTCGCTCAAGCCGCGCTTCACCATCTTCCTCGGCTTTGAGGATGGCGAGGTGTGGGAGCAGGGGCCGGAAGTCACCACGCCCCGCGCCGTCGCCTATGTGTTCCAGCGCCTGCAGGCCGCCGACCAGTGGCTGGACAAGGAATATGGCCGCAAGCGGTGAGGCTCAGCCGGCCTGAAGCCGCAGCCCGATGATGCCGGCGACGATGGCGGCGACGCAAAGCAGCTTCATCGGCGTCAGCGCCTCGCCGAACAGCAGCGCGCCCAGGAACACCGTCCCCACCGAGCCGACCGCCGTCCAGGCGGGATAGGCCACGCTCACCGGCAGCGTCTTCATCGCGGCGGTAAGGAATAGCAGGCTGGCAATACCGGCCGCGACGGTGAACACGCTCCAGCCGACGCGGGAAAACCCGTCGGCATATTTCATCGTCACCGCGAACAGCATCTCGAACAACGACGCGACGACGAGATAAACCCAGGCCATTCTCAATCTCTCATGCTGCCGCCCGACAGGGAGCGGATCCGTGCATCGGTGGTAGACGCAGCCACCTGCGTAGCTCCTGGTGTCCGGGTGAAGTTACCCGACAACCGCCGTTTTCAGCGGCCCATCGAGCCGGTGCCCGACGGGCCGCGCCAACGCTTCCCCGCGCTGGCACGGAAAACATCGCGCGTCCGGCAAAGGCGATGCTGCCGGTGGGGTCCGCGAAGATTTCGGAAACAGCGAGGAATTGGCCCCGATGAACCTCAGCCGGCGGAAAGGCGCGGCTGCGGTGGCTTGCCGCCAACCAGCAGCAGGTCGCTCTCGTCCTTGAGGTTCACGCCGGTGAGCTGGCGTGCCATGGCTTGGTCGATGAGCCAGGCGAGCTTGAAGGCGGCGTGGTCATAGGCCAGCCCCTCGCCGCGCACATTCGAGATGCAGTTGCGCTCGGCATCGGAGCGGCCGACACGCGGCGCGAAGGTGAGATAGAGGCCGAGACTGTCCGGCGAGGAAAGCCCCGGCCGTTCGCCGATCAGCACCACCACGGCGCGGGCCTTCATCAGCTCGCCCACCTCGTCGCCCAGCGCCACACGGGCCTGCGAGGCGACGGCAATGGGGGCAAGACGCCAGCCGGCTTCCGCCACCCGCGCCTTGAACGCGGTGAGGAAGGGCACGGCCTGCGCGTGGATGGCGGTGGAGGACAGACCATCCGCCACGACGACCGCCAGATCCACCGGGTCACCCGCCCGCTCACGCAACGCCGCGCGGCTGGCGTCGGAGAGCCGCCGGCCGAGATCGGGGCGGCGCAGATACGCATCGCGTGCCGGGGCGGCGGAGGCAATCTCGATCGTCTCGAAGCCGAGGGCACCAATGGCCTCGGCCGTCGCGGCGGAATCGAAGGGGGTATGCACGGCATCGCGGGCCTGCGCATGGGCAAGGGCGAAGCGCAGCACCTCGCGCGTCGGCAGCCCCGTGCCGGCCCGCCCGAGCGCGATACGCGCGGGCGTGGTGCCGGCGAGCTTGCGCCAGACATCCTCGACCACATAGCCCGCCGAGGCCTCCGGGATGGTCGTCTCCGGGCTCACGGCTTCCGGGGCGATGATGTCGGGTTCGGCAGAATCCTGCGGGAGCGGGGTCGTCATGCCGCCAGCTCCGGCGCGACGGCGAGCAGCGGATGGTTGCCGCGCTGCGGCTTCAGCCGGCCATCCGGCCCGGTGACACCCATGCGCTGGAGCCACGCCTCGAACTCCGGCGCGCGCTTGAGGCCCAGAACCTCGCGCAGATAAAGCTGATCGTGGAACGAGGTGGACTGGTAGTTCAGCATGACGTCGTCGGAACCGGGAATGCCCATAATGTAGGTCACGCCCGCCGCGCCCAGCAGCGTCATCAGCGTGTCCATGTCGTCCTGGTCCGCCTCGGCATGGTTGGTGTAGCAAACGTCGCAGCCGAGCGGCACACCCATC carries:
- a CDS encoding transporter substrate-binding domain-containing protein; the encoded protein is MISRLPHHRLRRAGSLALTALLLGAGLSAASAEKLKLGNEGVYPPFSMVDASGNLTGMEPELAREMCKRIGADCEIVVMDFKALIPSMLQGKFDGIVTQISPTPERMDKALFAMPIVYNPATFVVRKDSNYTLTKEGVTGKGLRIALQRGASMVPYIHKHFGKDTFVEVYYDNPDQMKLDLLAGRLDLIFDSKINWTLELIAKPEGKDYMLAGGDHWLGDPAIPEAERGYSWIFPKKSGDLVKRVNAALAAMIKDCTYTTIRKKYVPVATLAAEAACTTTN
- a CDS encoding amino acid ABC transporter ATP-binding protein, with translation MNPSAQEPLAAPASPAIAIAGLVKRYGAHRALDGVDLDVRRGEKVVICGPSGSGKSTLIRCINALERHDGGRIVVNGIELTADEGTVQDIRQEVGMVFQHFNLFPHLTALENCMLAPRLNRGLAKDQAARLAMRHLERVGLADLAGRYPGRLSGGQQQRVAIARALCMEPRILLFDEPTSALDPEMVKEVLGVLEELAESGVTMICVTHEMGFARRVADRCVFMDGGRILEEATARDFFATPKSERLQHFLAQILR
- a CDS encoding ABC transporter permease, producing MTNLSLADIAGYLRQLGEGALITLELFLASFALAFTLGVLIGVATLSKSRVVTVAWRVYASIFTGVPSLLVIFLVYYGGSAMLAALFGEFGASIDISPFGAGVAALAIVYAAYIAELVRGAIANLPKGQFEAARALAIPPVILWGRVILPQAMRLALPGLVNVWSFMLKETPLVSLAGLQDLVASAKIAAGATKEPFLFFIATALVFIAFSAATLKLATRLELRLDRGQRRDTARVQAGMEA
- a CDS encoding LysR family transcriptional regulator, with the translated sequence MSHISQIYDIDLKLLRCFCTIVEEQSFTAAQAALNLSQSTLSENLKSLEIRLGARLCRRGPKGFKLFREGEVVYKAAKELFAAIEAFKQKASNINQTTAYELSIGIQDGIVENPHARVHDAIRRFSEYYPNVRFRVEVMLGFQLAGRVADGMVHVGIGLMNEHYPQLSYEHLFDEQGFMCCSAQHPLFAIPDEALTLADIDAAAYCSRGHLERYHPERTRRSDGAGDIGHGIQSQLALILSGRNIGYVLDHMAEPLIAGGMLRALRPDLVRIVNPVTALMGPAASDFKLARHFVDCLVDVHMELGSARLLPRPAVLDGTRPANDRGYTPPPGARASSSAA
- the eutC gene encoding ethanolamine ammonia-lyase subunit EutC, which gives rise to MTTPLPQDSAEPDIIAPEAVSPETTIPEASAGYVVEDVWRKLAGTTPARIALGRAGTGLPTREVLRFALAHAQARDAVHTPFDSAATAEAIGALGFETIEIASAAPARDAYLRRPDLGRRLSDASRAALRERAGDPVDLAVVVADGLSSTAIHAQAVPFLTAFKARVAEAGWRLAPIAVASQARVALGDEVGELMKARAVVVLIGERPGLSSPDSLGLYLTFAPRVGRSDAERNCISNVRGEGLAYDHAAFKLAWLIDQAMARQLTGVNLKDESDLLLVGGKPPQPRLSAG
- a CDS encoding VOC family protein; this encodes MKGIHHIAIIGADYARSRRFYAEVLGFPVLHEVYRAERRSWKCDLDAGNARIELFSFPDAPPRPSRPEAQGLRHLAFTVDDLDAEIARLVGLDVACEPVRVDPYTGRRFTFFADPDGLPLELYEEDEPQAALEEARAPGGGV
- a CDS encoding ABC transporter permease; protein product: MSGLPVDLALAWESLPALLQGLKVTVLVTLLPMALGLALAFPVCFARMSERRWLSLPAEIFVVFFRGAPVLILLYLVYYGLGQIEALRNGPLWLLFGSPLGCALVAFGLNHAAYMAEILRGSLLAVPHGLIEASEALGITRRNVFIWVKMPLAIRYGLKAYQNEVVSFIKGTAIVSVVTLTDLTAVANGIFEQTYDPFTPILCAAALYWAYVNLIRLAFAGWGRWLDRHKDDDAAATTALPDRAAPRPVALSKEAS
- a CDS encoding NtaA/DmoA family FMN-dependent monooxygenase (This protein belongs to a clade of FMN-dependent monooxygenases, within a broader family of flavin-dependent oxidoreductases, the luciferase-like monooxygenase (LMM) family, some of whose members use coenzyme F420 rather than FMN.), with translation MSPKPLHLGWFTNFAVDEWTKPFTGGGGDPWDGQFYIDMAKAMERACFDYIMLEDTLMISEAYGGTNEVYLKHNIMGPKADPSPMAALIGANTRHLGVVATFSTMAYPPFMLARLCATLDSICKGRFGWNIVTTGEDLAAENFGMDKLPPRQERYDMADEYVELCKQLWGSWDADAVVRDPVTRTYADASKVRPIHFEGKYFKSRGPLNCVPSPQGRPAFVQAGGSPRGRQFAAMTADSIIAPSMGVAGLKAYRDDVRARAAAGGRDPDEIKVLFVVAPILGETEAEAKAKAARIVEAPDYCEKALALIAAITDIDFSTFDLDQPLPHLTTNGEQGSLDAFQQWGSGKTLRQLCADQLSRGLDGLVGTPDQVAERMGEVMAEVGGDGFLITRPFTANISRQYITEICEGLVPALQRRGLARTSYTEGATLRQTLREF
- a CDS encoding flavin reductase, producing MNATDPRSIAADTLARLAGEALPAAVSRELYREGMSRLPAAVNIVTSLDEDGPCGFTASAVCSVTDSPPTLLVCINRSNQSHRAIANSRSLCVNTLAGPHHEALGMAFAGGVKTMSERFAGAEWGTLVTGAPVLMEASVAFDCRVTELATVGTHDVAFCEVLGLHQAGAVGGLVYFGRRFHHLTV